Proteins found in one Triticum urartu cultivar G1812 chromosome 4, Tu2.1, whole genome shotgun sequence genomic segment:
- the LOC125552960 gene encoding phosphoribosylformylglycinamidine cyclo-ligase, chloroplastic/mitochondrial-like translates to MGADRLLHLVRAPAAAPAGPLRGHPRPHSRVRLPATPAAGMRRVAVSCSASGSGSGSGSGPADEEGMTYKGAGVDIDAGTELVRRIRRLAPGIGGFGGLYPHGDEYLVAGTDGVGTKLKLAFETGIHDTIGIDLVAMSVNDIVTSGAKPLFFLDYYATSKLNVDLAEKVIKGIVDGCQQSDCILLGGETAEMPDFYKEGEYDLSGFAVGAVKKDKVIDGKNIVEGDVLIGLPSSGVHSNGFSLARRVLDKSGLSLTDPLPRNDGVTTTVGEALMAPTVIYVKQVLDIIGKGGVKGLAHITGGGFTDNIPRVFPKGLGAKIVTGSWQVLPVFEWLQQVGKIEDAEMLRTFNMGVGMVLVVSKDAADRILEESSPAYRIGEVIQGEGVQYV, encoded by the exons ATGGGCGCCGACCGCCTCCTCCACCTCGTCCGCGCGCCGGCGGCCGCCCCCGCGGGTCCCCTACGCGGCCACCCCCGGCCGCACAGCCGGGTCCGCCTCCCCGCGACGCCCGCCGCCGGGATGCGCCGCGTCGCCGTGTCCTGCTCTGCCTCCGGCTCCGGCTCCGGCTCCGGCTCCGGACCGGCCGACGAGGAAGGCATGACCTACAAGGGCGCCGGCGTGGACATCGACGCCGGGACCGAGCTCGTCCGCCGCATCCGCAGGCTGGCCCCCGGGATTGGCGGCTTCGGCGGCCTCTACCCCCACG GGGACGAGTACCTTGTGGCTGGTACTGATGGAGTTGGGACGAAGCTCAAGCTCGCGTTTGAGACCGGTATTCATGATACCATCGGGATTGACCTG GTTGCTATGAGTGTCAATGACATTGTAACTTCTGGTGCGAAGCCATTGTTCTTCCTCGATTACTATGCTACAAGCAAGCTCAATGTTGACCTTGCAGAGAAG GTCATCAAGGGGATTGTGGATGGATGCCAGCAATCAGATTGTATTCTGCTGGGAGGAGAG ACAGCAGAAATGCCTGATTTCTACAAGGAAGGTGAATATGATCTGAGTGGTTTTGCTGTGGGTGCCGTAAAGAAGGATAAGGTCATTGACGGTAAAAACATTGTGGAGGGAGATGTCCTGATTGGCCTTCCTTCCAGTGGGGTTCATTCCAACGGGTTCTCTCTTGCTAGGAG AGTACTGGACAAAAGTGGACTCTCCTTGACTGATCCTCTCCCAAGAAATGATGGTGTAACAACTACCGTTGGTGAAGCTCTCATGGCACCAACTGTCATCTATGTCAAGCAG GTACTTGACATTATCGGCAAGGGTGGTGTAAAAGGACTAGCCCATATTACTGGTGGTGGCTTTACTGATAATATCCCAAGAGTATTTCCTAAAGGACTTGGGGCGAAAATTGTCACCGGGTCGTGGCAAGTGCTGCCTGTGTTCGAGTGGCTTCAACAG GTTGGCAAAATCGAAGATGCTGAGATGCTGCGAACGTTCAACATGGGCGTCGGGATGGTCCTTGTAGTAAGCAAGGATGCGGCGGACAGAATCCTGGAAGAATCAAGTCCGGCTTACCGCATCGGAGAGGTGATCCAGGGCGAGGGGGTTCAGTACGTCTGA
- the LOC125552962 gene encoding uncharacterized protein LOC125552962 has translation MRDLEEFRGSSAGPPRNNGGGGSGGSSAVTTPSWWAGDPEAKRRRRVAAYKAYAVEARVKASLRRGLRWIKDRCTGIVHHRR, from the coding sequence ATGAGGGATCTGGAGGAGTTCCGGGGCTCGTCGGCGGGGCCGCCGCGGAAcaatggcggcggcggcagcggggggtcgtcggcggtGACCACGCCGTCGTGGTGGGCGGGCGACCCGGAGGCCAAGCGCCGGCGGAGGGTGGCCGCCTACAAGGCCTACGCCGTGGAGGCCAGGGTCAAGGCGTCGCTCCGCCGCGGCCTCCGCTGGATCAAGGACCGCTGCACCGGCATCGTCCACCACCGCCGGTGA